The Spiroplasma clarkii genome has a window encoding:
- the tpiA gene encoding triose-phosphate isomerase encodes MRKQIIVGNWKMFKTNEQGVQFIKNVEAKLKANPNMIVGVAAPTVMLSDLTKVAKNIKIAAQNCYFEKEGAFTGETSIPMLQAINVNYVVIGHSERRDIFGECDQMINSKVKALVAANFTPILCCGESLEIYEAKKTMAHVAEQLTQDLAGVTAEQMSQVVIAYEPIWAIGTGKVATPEIAQEICQGIRQHIAKLYNQAVANEVLIQYGGSVKPENIKDILSQPDIDGALVGGASLIEDSYLGLVQ; translated from the coding sequence ATGAGAAAACAAATTATTGTGGGAAACTGAAAAATGTTTAAAACAAATGAACAAGGGGTTCAGTTTATTAAAAATGTTGAGGCAAAATTAAAGGCCAACCCAAATATGATTGTTGGAGTTGCAGCTCCAACTGTAATGTTAAGTGATTTAACAAAAGTTGCCAAAAATATTAAAATTGCAGCTCAAAATTGCTATTTTGAAAAAGAAGGGGCATTTACAGGGGAAACTTCAATTCCAATGTTACAAGCTATCAATGTTAACTATGTAGTTATTGGTCATTCTGAAAGAAGAGATATTTTTGGTGAATGTGACCAAATGATTAACTCTAAAGTAAAGGCTTTAGTTGCTGCTAATTTTACTCCAATTTTATGTTGTGGAGAAAGTTTAGAAATTTATGAAGCTAAAAAAACAATGGCTCATGTAGCAGAACAATTAACCCAAGATCTTGCAGGGGTAACTGCTGAACAAATGAGTCAAGTAGTAATTGCTTATGAACCAATTTGAGCAATTGGAACTGGAAAAGTAGCAACTCCAGAAATTGCCCAAGAAATTTGTCAAGGAATTCGTCAACACATTGCTAAATTATACAACCAAGCAGTTGCAAATGAAGTGTTAATCCAGTATGGGGGAAGTGTTAAACCAGAAAACATTAAAGATATTTTATCTCAGCCAGATATTGATGGAGCTTTAGTTGGGGGAGCTTCACTAATTGAAGATTCATACTTAGGCTTAGTTCAATAG
- a CDS encoding FAD-dependent oxidoreductase codes for MKTIVIGTNHAGTTAVRTLKRLDPKMQITTYDMNDVISFLGCGIALWVRGEVKDPNGLFYASPEILKNEGIDVKMQHQWLAIDEKKKTIKVKDLKTGKEFDDNYDKLIIATGTWPIFPPIEGIDLEGVQICKNYAHAKAIKAANEDKNFKKVAVVGAGYIGVELVDAFVEAGKEVTLIDVADRIMPVYYDEEFTSHIETEMKANKVNLALNQKVIKFTGKNGKVEKIVTDKGEIDVDFVVFSVGVQPQTSQLLGVVELDERGAVKTNQYMQSSNADIYAIGDCAEVYNISMKQNMPIGLATTAVRTGIMAAVNIVKGNALTTPGFTGANGIEVFGWKMASVGITVANAKRFNIDVEEITLTDADRPEFMSTQEPVTIKIVWNKKDRKIIGAQVASRNNHTETIYMFALAIQKELTIDELPLVDIFFLPHFNKPYNFITLAGLEVLGLNYFKK; via the coding sequence ATGAAAACAATTGTTATTGGAACCAACCATGCAGGAACTACTGCAGTGCGTACCTTAAAAAGATTAGATCCAAAAATGCAGATTACTACATATGATATGAATGATGTAATCTCATTCTTGGGTTGTGGAATTGCTTTATGAGTTAGAGGAGAAGTAAAAGATCCAAATGGTCTATTTTATGCTTCGCCTGAAATTTTAAAAAATGAAGGCATTGATGTTAAAATGCAACACCAATGACTTGCAATTGATGAAAAGAAAAAAACTATTAAAGTTAAAGATTTAAAAACAGGAAAAGAATTTGATGATAATTATGACAAATTAATCATTGCTACAGGGACATGACCAATCTTCCCTCCAATTGAAGGAATTGATTTAGAAGGTGTTCAAATTTGTAAAAATTATGCTCATGCAAAAGCTATTAAAGCTGCCAATGAAGACAAAAATTTTAAAAAAGTGGCTGTTGTTGGAGCTGGATACATTGGGGTTGAATTAGTTGACGCCTTTGTTGAAGCTGGCAAAGAAGTAACTTTAATTGATGTAGCAGATCGCATTATGCCAGTTTACTATGATGAAGAATTTACAAGTCATATTGAAACAGAAATGAAAGCTAATAAAGTTAACTTAGCTTTAAATCAAAAAGTAATCAAGTTTACTGGAAAAAATGGTAAAGTTGAAAAAATTGTTACAGATAAAGGTGAAATTGATGTAGATTTTGTTGTCTTTTCTGTTGGAGTACAACCTCAAACAAGCCAATTATTAGGTGTGGTTGAATTAGATGAACGTGGAGCTGTTAAAACAAACCAATATATGCAATCAAGTAATGCAGATATTTATGCAATTGGAGACTGTGCTGAAGTTTACAACATAAGTATGAAACAAAATATGCCAATTGGTTTAGCAACAACTGCTGTTAGAACTGGAATTATGGCTGCAGTTAACATTGTTAAAGGTAATGCCTTGACAACACCAGGATTTACTGGGGCTAATGGAATTGAAGTTTTTGGTTGAAAAATGGCTTCTGTTGGAATTACTGTTGCTAATGCCAAAAGATTTAACATAGATGTTGAAGAAATAACTTTAACTGATGCAGATCGCCCAGAATTTATGTCAACTCAAGAACCAGTTACAATTAAAATTGTTTGAAACAAAAAAGACCGTAAAATCATTGGTGCACAAGTTGCTTCAAGAAATAACCATACAGAAACAATTTATATGTTTGCACTTGCAATCCAAAAAGAATTAACTATTGATGAATTACCTTTAGTTGATATTTTCTTCTTACCGCACTTTAACAAACCATATAACTTCATTACCCTTGCTGGATTAGAGGTTTTAGGTTTAAATTACTTTAAAAAATAG
- a CDS encoding formate--tetrahydrofolate ligase translates to MQVIINELKKLKISESDFEFYGRDIVKIDPKPYETLPKKGKLILMTSINPTAAGEGKTTTAIGLTDGLNLLGHQTVLALREPSLGPVLGRKGTATGGGESVVVPEAKINLHFTGDLHAISTANNLISAAIDNEIYWKSDLEIDENQVIWKRTIDLNDRSLRTIEQKISKSISRIDEFSITAASNMMTILTLAKNAQDLKVRIDNAMVAYDKKGKPVFVKDLQVTGAVLAVLNEAAKPNFVLTKYNSPTLIHCGPFANISIGTNSLISTSLGLKLADYTVIESGFGSDLGFEKFMNLVNLQADLIPDCVVMVVTLRALKLHNDFKNDFKHLEQHLKHVKLYNLNLVVAINFIDGDNKKELEQLQNFLTKNDYQWEINEAYNKGPKGAEKLAKLVSKAAEQSFSYKPLLFEDDLVEIKIKKIVENFYYLSEVNYEPAVLEKLVQIKNSPYKNFPVCLVKSQNTIDGNDAQVENYQIKIKDISVNTGGKFILVYTNKVFSMPGLNKEANYKTINVKNGKITGLK, encoded by the coding sequence ATGCAAGTAATAATAAATGAATTGAAAAAATTAAAGATTTCTGAAAGTGATTTTGAATTTTATGGAAGAGATATAGTTAAGATTGATCCCAAACCATATGAAACTTTACCAAAAAAAGGTAAATTAATCTTAATGACTTCAATTAACCCAACAGCAGCTGGAGAAGGAAAGACTACAACAGCAATTGGTCTAACTGATGGTTTAAACTTATTGGGACACCAAACAGTTTTAGCTTTGCGTGAACCAAGTTTAGGACCTGTTTTAGGAAGAAAAGGGACTGCAACAGGTGGAGGAGAAAGTGTAGTTGTGCCTGAAGCTAAAATTAATTTGCATTTTACTGGGGATTTACATGCTATTTCAACTGCTAATAATTTAATTAGTGCTGCAATTGATAATGAAATTTATTGAAAAAGTGATTTAGAAATTGATGAAAATCAAGTTATTTGAAAAAGAACTATTGATTTAAATGATCGTAGTTTAAGAACTATTGAACAAAAGATTTCAAAATCAATTTCAAGAATTGATGAATTTAGTATCACAGCTGCAAGTAATATGATGACTATTCTAACCTTGGCTAAAAATGCCCAAGATCTAAAAGTCAGAATTGATAATGCTATGGTTGCTTATGATAAAAAAGGTAAGCCTGTTTTTGTCAAAGATTTGCAAGTAACTGGAGCTGTTTTAGCTGTTTTAAATGAAGCTGCTAAACCCAATTTTGTATTAACAAAGTATAATTCTCCAACTTTAATCCACTGTGGACCTTTTGCAAATATTTCAATTGGTACAAATTCATTAATTTCAACAAGTCTAGGCTTAAAATTAGCAGACTACACAGTAATTGAATCAGGATTTGGTAGCGATTTAGGATTTGAAAAATTTATGAATTTAGTAAATCTGCAAGCAGATTTGATACCTGATTGTGTTGTAATGGTGGTAACTTTAAGAGCTTTAAAGTTACACAATGATTTTAAAAATGATTTTAAACATTTAGAGCAGCACTTAAAGCATGTCAAACTATATAATTTAAATTTAGTTGTTGCAATCAACTTTATTGATGGGGATAACAAAAAAGAGTTAGAGCAACTTCAAAATTTTTTAACTAAAAATGATTACCAATGAGAAATTAATGAAGCTTACAACAAAGGGCCAAAAGGTGCAGAAAAACTAGCAAAATTAGTTAGCAAAGCAGCTGAACAAAGTTTTTCATACAAACCATTATTGTTTGAAGATGATTTAGTGGAGATAAAAATCAAAAAAATTGTTGAAAATTTTTATTATTTGTCAGAAGTAAATTATGAACCAGCCGTTTTAGAAAAACTAGTACAAATTAAAAACTCACCATATAAAAACTTTCCAGTTTGTTTGGTTAAATCTCAAAACACAATTGATGGTAATGATGCTCAGGTTGAAAACTATCAAATTAAAATTAAGGATATTAGTGTTAATACTGGTGGTAAATTCATCTTAGTTTATACCAATAAAGTTTTTAGTATGCCAGGGCTGAATAAAGAAGCAAATTATAAAACCATAAATGTTAAAAATGGCAAAATTACTGGACTAAAATAA